One genomic segment of Hydra vulgaris chromosome 14, alternate assembly HydraT2T_AEP includes these proteins:
- the LOC124819244 gene encoding mas-related G-protein coupled receptor member X2, whose protein sequence is MDQKPWMFASIGLDVVVILANAFELILLLKNWRRLDRIEYLLFSLSVSDFIEGAIMLISDVTQVQKVAPKMNDPEALVTETLFLFFIIVSNFHVISIAIERLVAVVLPMKYSIFTTAKCKTFTISFVWTTAILISTIIGIFIGKSKKTQSAYFYFSSVLIFACVSVFMIYFFLACALFAREKRLAQLLPEEMRKQLRDRKTTMFCLLIGCCFLICHLPITLGYLQNMLSHPISSLLVTLNHFLNPFIYFAKSYYAKRERSNSEARIRLISRETVSSRTDSVLKEKSSENLEDT, encoded by the coding sequence ATGGATCAAAAACCATGGATGTTTGCTAGTATTGGTCTGGATGTAGTTGTTATTTTAGCAAATGCTTTTGAATTGATATTGCTTCTTAAAAACTGGCGAAGGCTTGATAGAATTGAGTATTTGTTATTTAGCCTCTCCGTGTCCGACTTCATTGAAGGTGCAATAATGTTGATATCCGATGTTACCCAGGTACAGAAAGTAGCCCCAAAAATGAACGATCCTGAAGCGTTAGTTACAGAGACAttgtttctcttttttataattgtatccAACTTTCACGTAATTTCTATAGCTATTGAAAGGTTAGTTGCTGTTGTTCTACCAAtgaaatattcaatatttacaaCAGCAAAATGTAAAACGTTCACTATAAGTTTTGTTTGGACAACCGCCATATTAATTTCAACTATCATTGGGATTTTCATtggcaaatctaaaaaaacGCAGTCAGCATATTTTTACTTTTCCAGTGTGTTAATATTTGCTTGTGTGtctgtttttatgatttatttttttttggcgtGTGCTTTATTTGCTAGAGAAAAGAGACTTGCTCAATTGCTACCAGAAGAAATGCGCAAACAGTTGCGTGATCGAAAGACTACTATGTTTTGTTTGCTAATAGGGTGTTGCTTTCTTATTTGTCACCTGCCAATAACACTTGGATATTTGCAGAATATGCTCTCTCATCCGATATCAAGCTTGCTTGTGACATTAAACCATTTTCTAAATCCGTTTATTTACTTTGCAAAATCCTATTATGCTAAGCGAGAGCGATCTAATTCTGAAGCGCGGATAAGATTAATTTCTAGAGAAACTGTATCTTCGCGAACGGATTCGGTTTTAAAAGAGAAATCTAGTGAAAATTTAGAGGACACATAA